A window from Lachnoanaerobaculum umeaense encodes these proteins:
- a CDS encoding cysteine protease StiP family protein, which translates to MNSSYKNDDVIFLLKDVTGLVEPLPSIEREKLIQSGMHYSEMLPIEYIPTEEYMEIYFDSFKIFGQSMANALASLADKIVKKRDSIVLVSLARAGTPIGILLKRYIKWKYNISLPHYSVSIIRDRGIDDNAMKYILAHHKAEEVLFVDGWIGKGAILKELKLACKNYKGVSPELAVVSDPAGETELAGTYDDIFIPSSALNATVCGLVSRTFLRDDIIGKDDYHGAIYYREYEKNDLSYHFINNIEKLFRKDAKPVSFIGQRGIIEVEKQAKRYGIKDINLIKPGIGETTRVLLRRVPWKVLVDERYKDDRELKHILKLAAEKESEIEYTRLNNYKCMGIIKKMKDI; encoded by the coding sequence ATGAATAGTAGTTATAAAAATGATGATGTAATATTTCTTTTAAAGGATGTTACAGGGCTTGTAGAGCCTTTGCCAAGTATAGAGAGGGAAAAGCTTATACAATCCGGTATGCACTATAGCGAGATGTTGCCGATAGAGTATATACCCACTGAGGAATATATGGAAATATATTTTGATTCATTTAAAATTTTTGGTCAGTCTATGGCAAATGCTCTTGCTTCCTTGGCAGACAAGATAGTGAAAAAAAGGGATAGTATAGTATTGGTCTCGCTGGCAAGGGCAGGTACACCGATAGGTATACTCTTAAAAAGATATATAAAATGGAAATATAATATAAGTTTGCCACATTATTCAGTTTCAATAATAAGAGACAGAGGTATTGACGACAATGCTATGAAATACATTTTGGCTCATCACAAGGCGGAGGAAGTTCTTTTCGTAGATGGCTGGATAGGCAAGGGAGCCATATTAAAGGAATTAAAGTTGGCTTGTAAAAATTATAAAGGAGTATCTCCGGAACTGGCAGTGGTATCAGATCCGGCAGGTGAAACAGAGCTGGCAGGTACTTATGATGATATCTTTATTCCAAGTTCTGCACTGAATGCTACAGTCTGTGGACTTGTAAGTCGAACATTTTTAAGAGATGATATAATAGGTAAGGATGATTATCATGGCGCAATATATTACAGAGAATATGAGAAAAATGATCTAAGCTATCATTTCATCAACAATATAGAAAAACTTTTTAGAAAGGACGCAAAGCCTGTTAGTTTCATAGGTCAAAGAGGTATTATAGAAGTGGAAAAACAGGCCAAGAGATATGGTATTAAGGATATAAATCTTATAAAACCGGGCATAGGTGAAACTACCAGAGTTCTGTTAAGGAGAGTTCCTTGGAAGGTGCTTGTGGACGAGAGGTACAAAGATGACAGGGAACTTAAACATATACTAAAGCTTGCCGCAGAGAAAGAGAGCGAAATAGAATATACAAGACTGAATAATTATAAATGCATGGGAATAATAAAGAAAATGAAGGACATTTAA
- a CDS encoding GNAT family N-acetyltransferase, whose translation MIELGLKEREGLSELATDDILVRLALAGKCGRVWIPATGAASYSVIKVYHYMYIVGVTPKKDRAVSLWGTIARHGDGAYIIPTSESWIDWLVENIDCRYRNYSRYVLQFTGVESVELLQELNAALEEGLNIDKVRPEDYDILLKDMWSEDYSACFDNSKDFAKDAMGYMVYKDGEVVSGCMGRPYGEEFIELVFASNPEYRRRNLALTAASNISLYLEDKKIKPYIDVRNQHSVELASRLGFEFIKEYQVYQIYNSED comes from the coding sequence ATGATTGAACTTGGTTTGAAGGAAAGGGAAGGTCTGTCAGAATTAGCAACGGATGATATACTAGTCAGGCTTGCACTTGCCGGAAAATGTGGAAGAGTCTGGATACCGGCTACAGGTGCAGCTTCATACAGCGTTATAAAAGTATATCATTATATGTATATAGTAGGAGTTACTCCAAAGAAGGACAGAGCTGTTTCTTTGTGGGGAACTATTGCAAGACATGGAGATGGAGCATATATTATCCCTACTTCAGAGTCTTGGATAGATTGGCTTGTAGAAAATATAGATTGTAGATATAGGAATTATTCAAGATATGTTTTACAATTTACAGGTGTTGAGAGTGTAGAATTATTACAGGAGCTGAACGCTGCGTTAGAGGAAGGCTTGAATATAGATAAAGTAAGACCTGAAGATTATGACATATTATTGAAAGATATGTGGAGTGAGGATTATTCTGCATGTTTTGATAATAGCAAAGATTTTGCTAAAGATGCAATGGGATATATGGTTTATAAGGATGGAGAAGTTGTAAGCGGCTGCATGGGTAGACCATATGGAGAGGAGTTTATTGAGCTTGTATTTGCTTCAAATCCTGAGTACAGGAGAAGGAATCTGGCTTTGACAGCTGCATCTAATATTTCGCTTTATCTAGAAGACAAAAAGATAAAACCATATATAGATGTTAGAAATCAGCACTCAGTGGAGTTGGCTTCAAGACTTGGCTTTGAATTTATAAAGGAATATCAGGTATATCAAATTTATAATTCAGAAGATTAA
- a CDS encoding phosphoribosyltransferase domain-containing protein: MEKISIAKRLNNNKRGYLIINANQGKHKIALIEDVKNEYATLADLSREILKNALVIGFAETAIAIGATLAESVGAFFMQTTRENICAYNEYIHFTEAHSHAMEQRLVLSDMEEIYHQVDRIVFVEDEITTGNTIWNCIEEIESIFKGRKRYAIATLLNTLSEDRKAFFKERNVDIVYINYIDKESFEEDVIDTITDGDVYRIDSKSLNNYVKEISFKTDIRTRRLLNIQKLDAEIERLEGFLEEKYNLSEILKNKKTITVLGTEEFIYAPIKLAEYIDNISDAKVYVHSSTRSPIEVSKTFEYPLHARYEVRSIYDKNRQTYIYDLKQSDVFFLFTDGKDNEGEADILEAIRLSGNENIYLIRWDNE, encoded by the coding sequence ATGGAGAAGATAAGCATTGCAAAACGCCTTAATAATAATAAAAGAGGCTATTTGATAATAAATGCAAATCAAGGTAAGCATAAGATTGCCTTGATAGAAGATGTGAAAAATGAATATGCAACTCTGGCAGATTTATCTAGAGAAATATTAAAAAATGCGTTGGTAATAGGATTTGCCGAAACAGCTATAGCTATAGGGGCGACTCTTGCAGAGAGTGTAGGAGCATTTTTTATGCAAACGACCAGAGAAAATATTTGTGCATATAATGAGTACATACATTTTACTGAGGCACATAGCCATGCTATGGAGCAAAGGTTGGTACTCTCAGATATGGAAGAAATCTATCATCAAGTGGATAGAATAGTTTTTGTAGAGGATGAAATAACCACAGGTAATACCATATGGAATTGCATAGAAGAGATAGAGAGTATATTTAAGGGCAGAAAGAGATATGCTATTGCAACTCTTTTAAATACCCTCTCTGAAGATAGGAAAGCTTTTTTTAAAGAGAGAAATGTTGATATTGTTTATATAAATTACATAGATAAAGAAAGCTTTGAAGAAGATGTAATTGATACAATAACTGACGGAGATGTATATAGAATAGATAGTAAGTCGCTAAATAATTATGTGAAAGAGATAAGCTTTAAGACTGATATAAGAACAAGAAGACTTTTGAACATACAAAAGCTGGATGCTGAAATAGAAAGGCTGGAGGGCTTTTTAGAAGAAAAGTATAATCTTAGTGAGATTTTAAAAAACAAGAAAACCATTACTGTACTTGGAACAGAGGAGTTTATATATGCCCCCATAAAATTGGCTGAATATATAGATAATATATCAGATGCAAAGGTCTATGTGCATTCATCTACAAGGAGTCCGATAGAGGTATCAAAAACATTTGAGTATCCACTACATGCCAGATATGAGGTCAGAAGCATTTATGATAAAAACAGACAGACTTATATATATGATTTAAAACAATCTGATGTATTTTTCCTCTTTACAGATGGTAAAGACAACGAAGGAGAAGCTGATATTTTGGAGGCTATCAGACTTTCCGGAAATGAAAATATATATTTGATCAGGTGGGATAATGAATAG
- a CDS encoding HpcH/HpaI aldolase/citrate lyase family protein — protein sequence MKDSSIYYSVGALLYTAANDTNILDDIILEKFNIPFSLAFSFDTTSNDAEADKAENILIKTLDKLFVVKKDRNFYIPKLFIKVLSTSHITHLYKKFGSLLDLITGFILPDFSVSNADVYIYEMQRINSVLSTPVYILPELDCMALLDLRNRYNHLYAIKEKLSSYEDYILNILVSTGNILNMLCVRHKVDENIYQSGPVAKLLSDIVTTFSSDYIISAPAFEYYAGIGWQEGLVKEIELDKLHGFIGKTIVHPKQILVLNDAYKVPSIDYDDALNVLDDKKIYQTCPNVNNTRINEPKIHYNWAMEIILLAQYFGVKKY from the coding sequence ATGAAAGATTCCAGTATTTACTATAGTGTAGGTGCACTACTTTACACAGCTGCAAATGACACAAATATCCTAGATGATATTATACTTGAAAAATTTAATATTCCTTTTTCACTGGCATTCTCATTTGATACTACAAGTAATGATGCTGAGGCTGATAAAGCCGAAAATATATTGATTAAAACCTTAGATAAGCTTTTTGTAGTGAAGAAAGATAGAAATTTCTATATTCCAAAACTATTCATAAAAGTCTTATCAACCTCTCATATAACACATCTATATAAAAAATTTGGTAGCCTATTGGATTTAATAACCGGCTTTATACTGCCTGATTTTTCTGTATCAAATGCAGATGTATATATTTATGAAATGCAACGTATAAATTCAGTATTGTCTACCCCTGTATATATTCTGCCTGAGCTTGACTGTATGGCATTACTTGACTTAAGAAACCGTTACAATCATCTATATGCTATTAAGGAAAAACTTTCCAGCTATGAGGACTATATTTTAAATATCCTTGTTTCAACCGGAAACATCCTAAATATGCTCTGTGTCAGACATAAGGTTGATGAAAATATCTATCAAAGCGGACCTGTTGCAAAACTTTTATCAGACATTGTCACCACATTTTCAAGTGATTATATAATATCTGCACCTGCCTTTGAATACTATGCCGGCATCGGATGGCAGGAAGGACTTGTAAAAGAAATAGAACTTGATAAATTACATGGCTTTATCGGCAAAACCATAGTTCATCCCAAACAAATACTAGTATTAAATGATGCTTATAAAGTACCAAGTATAGACTATGATGATGCTCTTAATGTACTTGATGATAAGAAGATATATCAAACTTGTCCCAATGTAAATAATACCAGAATAAACGAACCTAAAATTCATTACAACTGGGCAATGGAAATCATTTTACTTGCACAGTATTTCGGTGTGAAAAAATATTAA